The following proteins come from a genomic window of Microbacterium lemovicicum:
- a CDS encoding Gfo/Idh/MocA family protein, with the protein MSARRLNIGIIGGGLMGREIAAALRRWPALIDHPVDPRLVAVCDINPAAMEWFDGIESVRMKTTDYTELLADPDIDVVYIAVRHDLHEKLYVDTVRAGKALLAEKPFGIDRAAADAVMAAIGETPGAFVRVSSEMPFFPGAQWAVDYIRSGALGRIVEASCSFLHSSDIDVDKPLNWKRQKQFCGDAGVMNDLGMHTWHVPLRLGWAPERLHGVLQDIVTERPGPDGEPAPCDTWDNAVIHSWATHDGAPFPLTTGTKRIAPGQKNTWEFEAVGMSGGVRFSTKNPKAVEVFAIVDVPGIGREQSWQSIDAGSQSVWPTVTGANFESGFSDAILQMWAAFLAELTGDLGDRFGTVRPEEAALTHRIFDAAALSHEEGRLVAPAS; encoded by the coding sequence ATGAGCGCCCGTCGCCTCAACATCGGCATCATCGGCGGAGGCCTCATGGGCCGCGAGATCGCCGCCGCCCTCCGTCGCTGGCCCGCGCTCATCGACCACCCCGTCGACCCGCGCCTCGTCGCCGTCTGCGACATCAACCCCGCCGCCATGGAGTGGTTCGACGGCATCGAGTCGGTGCGCATGAAGACCACCGACTACACCGAGCTGCTGGCCGACCCCGACATCGACGTCGTCTACATCGCGGTGCGTCACGACCTCCACGAGAAGCTGTACGTCGACACCGTCCGCGCGGGCAAGGCGCTGCTGGCCGAGAAGCCGTTCGGGATCGACCGCGCGGCGGCCGACGCCGTGATGGCCGCCATCGGCGAGACGCCCGGCGCCTTCGTCCGGGTCTCCAGCGAGATGCCGTTCTTCCCCGGCGCCCAGTGGGCGGTCGACTACATCCGCTCCGGCGCGCTCGGGCGCATCGTCGAGGCATCCTGCTCGTTCCTGCACTCCAGCGACATCGATGTGGACAAACCCCTCAACTGGAAGCGGCAGAAGCAGTTCTGCGGCGACGCGGGGGTCATGAACGACCTCGGGATGCACACGTGGCACGTGCCGCTGCGCCTGGGCTGGGCACCCGAGCGCCTGCACGGCGTGCTGCAGGACATCGTCACCGAGCGGCCCGGTCCCGACGGCGAGCCCGCTCCGTGCGACACCTGGGACAACGCGGTCATCCACAGCTGGGCGACCCACGACGGCGCGCCGTTCCCCCTCACGACCGGGACCAAGCGCATCGCCCCTGGACAGAAGAACACGTGGGAGTTCGAGGCCGTCGGCATGTCGGGCGGCGTGCGCTTCAGCACGAAGAACCCGAAGGCCGTCGAGGTGTTCGCGATCGTCGACGTGCCCGGCATCGGACGCGAGCAGTCGTGGCAGAGCATCGACGCGGGCAGCCAGTCGGTGTGGCCGACGGTCACGGGCGCGAACTTCGAGTCGGGATTCTCCGATGCGATCCTGCAGATGTGGGCCGCGTTCCTGGCGGAGCTGACCGGCGACCTCGGCGACCGCTTCGGCACGGTGCGCCCCGAGGAGGCCGCCCTCACCCACCGCATCTTCGATGCCGCCGCCCTCTCGCACGAGGAGGGGCGGCTGGTCGCTCCGGCGTCCTGA
- a CDS encoding FGGY-family carbohydrate kinase has protein sequence MNEYVAGLDMGSTSIKMLVATLTGEEVLVVSRRSPWTNLEGGRAEMSLDRALDVVRELAAEADRRLTADGRTYRILALGISGMAEAGALLDAADRPAAPIMAWFDPRGAEEILAAPAAFREEFPGRTGLPVGPLASISKLLHLRGQGIALAGRTFLNVPESIVRGLGGPRVAEFSLVSRTGLIDQDDSSPWDAALEVLGVGDGILGERVGAGTALGPLTDEGMPAAFRGAALTVAGHDHLVSAVAAGATDSGQIYDSMGTAEALVRVLDETLPFAARERLALAGINTVRHVLPGKHVLLAGTKSGLLMRRVLQLLGIGEESGRAALDAEVMRAPVGGSLAHGGVSVDGARNDDGVLKIVADSDGLSPAELFTAALLHGNDVCAELMAVMDREVAAPTSTLLTGGWSSMAGVVRARELVLPAVTVSTHDEGTAYGAALFAAYSVRPDASHDFDAIASTFLAGHSGAAASLERRG, from the coding sequence GTGAACGAGTACGTCGCTGGTCTGGACATGGGCTCCACGAGCATCAAGATGCTCGTGGCCACCCTGACGGGCGAGGAGGTCCTCGTGGTCAGCCGGCGCTCGCCGTGGACCAATCTCGAGGGCGGTCGGGCCGAGATGTCGCTCGACCGGGCGCTCGATGTGGTGCGGGAGCTGGCCGCGGAGGCCGACCGACGCCTCACCGCCGACGGACGGACCTACCGCATCCTCGCGCTCGGCATCTCGGGCATGGCCGAGGCGGGCGCCCTGCTGGACGCCGCCGACCGTCCCGCCGCGCCGATCATGGCCTGGTTCGATCCGCGCGGCGCCGAGGAGATCCTCGCCGCGCCCGCCGCGTTCCGCGAGGAGTTCCCGGGCCGCACCGGCCTTCCCGTCGGTCCGCTCGCCTCGATCTCGAAGCTCCTGCACCTCCGCGGGCAGGGCATCGCGCTCGCCGGCCGCACCTTCCTCAACGTGCCCGAGTCGATCGTGCGCGGCCTCGGCGGGCCCCGCGTCGCGGAGTTCTCCCTCGTCTCGCGCACCGGCCTCATCGATCAGGACGACAGTTCGCCGTGGGATGCCGCGCTCGAGGTGCTCGGCGTCGGCGACGGCATCCTGGGCGAGCGGGTGGGGGCGGGGACCGCCCTCGGGCCGCTGACCGACGAGGGGATGCCTGCGGCCTTCCGCGGTGCGGCGCTCACGGTCGCGGGCCACGACCACCTCGTCTCCGCCGTCGCGGCCGGTGCCACGGACAGCGGCCAGATCTACGACTCGATGGGCACCGCCGAGGCTCTCGTGCGGGTGCTCGACGAGACGCTGCCGTTCGCCGCGCGCGAGCGGCTCGCGCTCGCCGGCATCAACACGGTGCGCCACGTGCTGCCCGGCAAGCACGTGCTCCTCGCGGGCACGAAGTCGGGGCTGCTGATGCGCCGCGTGCTGCAGCTGCTCGGGATCGGCGAGGAGAGCGGCCGCGCCGCCCTCGACGCCGAGGTCATGCGGGCGCCCGTCGGCGGCTCGCTCGCCCACGGCGGGGTGTCGGTCGACGGCGCCCGCAACGACGACGGCGTGCTGAAGATCGTCGCCGACAGCGACGGGCTCTCGCCCGCGGAGCTGTTCACGGCGGCGCTGCTGCACGGCAACGACGTGTGCGCCGAGCTGATGGCGGTCATGGACCGCGAGGTCGCCGCCCCCACCTCGACCCTGCTCACCGGCGGCTGGTCGAGCATGGCCGGCGTCGTGCGCGCACGGGAACTGGTGCTGCCCGCGGTGACGGTGTCGACCCACGACGAGGGCACCGCCTACGGGGCGGCGCTGTTCGCCGCCTACAGCGTCCGGCCGGACGCATCGCACGACTTCGACGCGATCGCGTCGACGTTCCTGGCGGGCCACTCCGGTGCCGCCGCATCTCTTGAGAGAAGAGGCTGA
- a CDS encoding transglutaminase family protein, whose product MKRLRIEHSTGFSYKGDVTASYNEARMLPVSTDSQFVLNSSLDIEPSTSVNQYVDYFGTRVAAFDVLSPHAALQITAKSLVEVRPRPLEHLDITWDGLAREAERSLETVEQTSQTGRTRPHPEVVELARSIAAQHEQPGRAAHAIAEAVGDAVEYMHGITGVHSTASEAWEARKGVCQDIAHIAIGALREVGIPARYVSGYLHPRPTAEVGVAVTGESHAWVEWFAGEWQGFDPTNNIEIGDRHVLVGRGRDYGDVPPLRGVYAGPFKSNLNVKVTITREA is encoded by the coding sequence ATGAAGCGCCTCCGGATCGAGCACTCCACCGGCTTCAGCTACAAGGGCGACGTCACGGCCTCCTACAACGAGGCGCGCATGCTCCCGGTCTCCACCGACAGCCAGTTCGTGCTGAACTCCTCGCTCGACATCGAGCCGTCGACGTCGGTGAACCAGTACGTGGACTACTTCGGCACGCGCGTCGCCGCCTTCGACGTGCTGTCGCCGCACGCCGCGCTGCAGATCACGGCCAAGAGCCTGGTCGAGGTGCGTCCGCGTCCGCTCGAGCATCTCGACATCACGTGGGACGGACTCGCCCGCGAGGCGGAGCGCTCGCTCGAGACGGTGGAGCAGACCAGCCAGACCGGCCGCACGCGCCCGCACCCCGAGGTGGTGGAGCTCGCGCGCTCGATCGCGGCGCAGCACGAGCAGCCCGGGCGCGCGGCGCACGCGATCGCGGAGGCGGTCGGCGACGCCGTGGAGTACATGCACGGCATCACGGGCGTGCACTCGACGGCGAGCGAGGCATGGGAGGCGCGCAAGGGCGTCTGCCAGGACATCGCGCACATCGCGATCGGCGCCCTGCGTGAGGTGGGCATCCCGGCGCGGTACGTGTCGGGCTACCTGCACCCGCGCCCGACGGCCGAGGTCGGCGTCGCCGTGACCGGCGAGTCGCACGCGTGGGTCGAGTGGTTCGCGGGGGAGTGGCAGGGCTTCGACCCCACGAACAACATCGAGATCGGCGACCGCCACGTGCTGGTCGGCCGCGGTCGCGACTACGGCGACGTGCCGCCGCTGCGGGGCGTGTACGCCGGCCCGTTCAAGAGCAATCTGAACGTCAAGGTCACGATCACCCGCGAGGCCTGA
- a CDS encoding alpha-E domain-containing protein gives MLSRIAESLFWIGRYIERSDGTARILDVHLQLLLEDPWIDEDTACRSLLSVMGSFPTDLTAPVRREDVLARLAVDRMNPSSIAYAVTAARENARRAREIVSTELWETLNTTSARMPRRLQTDKVHEFFQWVRERAALAVGIVDSSTSRDEAWQFFTLGRSIERTDMTARLLATRSLTEASGPSWTTILRSCGAYEPYLRTYRGMPSARNAAEFLLLDRLFPRSIIYSISRAEDCMSAIDPRADRVGHSNTVLRALGQIRNDLEYRPIGEILGELPQHMQRVQTVTREASEAIRGRFFPTQAEPSWIGEIS, from the coding sequence ATGCTGAGCCGGATCGCCGAGAGCCTCTTCTGGATCGGCCGCTACATCGAGCGCAGCGACGGCACCGCGCGCATCCTCGACGTGCACCTCCAGCTCCTCCTCGAAGACCCCTGGATCGACGAGGACACCGCCTGCCGCTCGCTGCTGAGCGTCATGGGCTCGTTCCCGACCGACCTCACCGCGCCCGTGCGCCGCGAGGACGTGCTCGCCCGCCTCGCCGTGGACCGCATGAACCCGTCGAGCATCGCCTACGCCGTCACCGCCGCCCGTGAGAACGCCCGCCGCGCGCGCGAGATCGTGTCGACCGAGCTCTGGGAGACGCTGAATACGACGAGCGCCCGGATGCCGCGGCGTCTGCAGACCGACAAGGTGCACGAGTTCTTCCAGTGGGTGCGCGAGCGCGCCGCACTCGCCGTGGGCATCGTGGACTCCTCCACGAGCCGCGACGAGGCGTGGCAGTTCTTCACCCTTGGACGCAGCATCGAGCGCACCGATATGACCGCCCGCCTCCTGGCCACGCGGTCGCTGACCGAGGCATCGGGGCCGTCGTGGACGACGATCCTCCGGTCGTGCGGCGCGTACGAGCCGTACCTGCGCACGTATCGCGGCATGCCCAGCGCCCGCAACGCGGCCGAGTTCCTGCTGCTGGACCGGCTGTTCCCGCGCTCGATCATCTACTCGATCTCGCGCGCGGAGGACTGCATGAGCGCCATCGATCCCCGCGCCGACCGCGTGGGCCACTCCAACACGGTGCTGCGCGCGCTCGGTCAGATCCGCAACGACCTGGAGTACCGGCCCATCGGCGAGATCCTCGGCGAGCTGCCGCAGCACATGCAGCGGGTGCAGACCGTCACGCGCGAGGCATCCGAAGCCATCCGCGGCCGCTTCTTCCCGACGCAGGCCGAGCCCAGCTGGATCGGGGAGATCTCATGA
- a CDS encoding circularly permuted type 2 ATP-grasp protein: MGDLFDGYGSTLSPRKTASGVPAFDEMFAVPEHPGAPARSREAYRELYQALAQMTQEELRGRTESLASSYLAQGVTFDFAGEERPFPLDAVPRVITYDEWARVESGVKQRVRALEAFLDDAYGRQHCVRDGVLPAKLIASSQYFYRQAAGIHSANGVRIQVSGIDLIRDENGEMRVLEDNVRVPSGVSYVISNRRVMAQTLPELFVSMRVRPVGDYPNKLLAALRASAPPGVEEPNVVVLTPGVYNSAYFEHTLLARLMGVELVEGRDLLCAGGKVFMRTTTGPRRVDVIYRRVDDEFLDPLQFRADSMLGAPGLMLAARLGNVTIANAVGNGVADDKLLYTYVPDLIRYYLSEEPILKNVDTWRLEDPGSLEEVLDRLAELVVKPVDGSGGKGLVVGPDASPAELDKLRTTLRRDPRGWIAQPVVMLSTIPTLVADGMRPRHADLRPFAVNDGEDIWVLPGGLTRVALPEGELVVNSSQGGGSKDTWIVGGAAPGHVEYGQGSGLAGLVADQAATVTEAIPIIYDGQPPPAHSPRDPARGDREQHEQQQQEHARSMPHTAQSEQQQQAAEEGTSC, encoded by the coding sequence ATGGGCGATCTGTTCGACGGCTACGGCTCCACGCTGTCCCCTCGCAAGACCGCCTCCGGCGTCCCCGCGTTCGACGAGATGTTCGCAGTTCCGGAGCATCCCGGAGCTCCCGCCCGGTCCCGTGAGGCGTACCGCGAGCTCTACCAGGCTCTCGCGCAGATGACGCAGGAGGAGCTGCGCGGGCGCACCGAGTCGCTCGCGAGCTCCTACCTGGCGCAGGGCGTGACATTCGACTTCGCCGGCGAGGAGCGGCCGTTCCCGCTCGATGCGGTGCCGCGCGTGATCACGTACGACGAGTGGGCGCGCGTCGAGTCGGGCGTCAAGCAGCGGGTACGCGCGCTCGAGGCGTTCCTCGACGACGCGTACGGCCGCCAGCACTGCGTGCGCGACGGCGTGCTGCCCGCCAAGCTCATCGCCTCGTCGCAGTACTTCTACCGGCAGGCCGCCGGCATCCACTCCGCCAACGGCGTGCGCATCCAGGTGTCGGGCATCGACCTCATCCGCGACGAGAACGGCGAGATGCGGGTGCTGGAGGACAACGTCCGCGTGCCCAGCGGCGTCAGCTACGTCATCTCCAACCGCCGGGTCATGGCCCAGACGCTGCCCGAGCTGTTCGTCTCGATGCGCGTGCGGCCCGTCGGCGACTACCCGAACAAGCTCCTCGCGGCGCTGCGCGCGTCCGCCCCGCCCGGGGTGGAGGAGCCCAACGTCGTCGTGCTCACGCCCGGCGTCTACAACTCCGCGTACTTCGAGCACACCCTGCTCGCGCGTCTCATGGGCGTCGAGCTCGTCGAGGGCCGCGACCTGCTGTGCGCGGGCGGCAAGGTGTTCATGCGCACCACGACCGGCCCGCGCCGGGTGGACGTGATCTACCGCCGCGTCGACGACGAGTTCCTCGACCCGCTGCAGTTCCGCGCCGACTCGATGCTGGGCGCTCCGGGGCTCATGCTCGCCGCGCGGCTGGGCAACGTCACGATCGCCAACGCCGTGGGCAACGGCGTGGCCGATGACAAGCTGCTCTACACGTACGTGCCCGACCTCATCCGCTATTACCTGTCGGAGGAGCCGATCCTCAAGAACGTCGACACGTGGCGGCTCGAGGATCCGGGCTCGCTCGAGGAGGTGCTCGACCGCCTGGCCGAGCTCGTCGTGAAGCCGGTGGACGGCTCGGGCGGCAAGGGACTCGTGGTGGGGCCGGACGCCTCGCCCGCCGAGCTCGACAAGCTGCGCACCACCCTCAGGCGCGATCCGCGCGGATGGATCGCGCAGCCCGTCGTGATGCTGTCGACCATCCCCACGCTCGTCGCGGACGGCATGCGCCCGCGCCATGCCGACCTCCGTCCGTTCGCGGTCAACGACGGCGAGGACATCTGGGTGCTCCCCGGCGGCCTCACGCGCGTCGCTCTGCCGGAGGGCGAGCTCGTCGTCAACTCCAGCCAGGGCGGCGGCTCGAAGGACACCTGGATCGTCGGCGGCGCGGCCCCCGGCCACGTCGAGTACGGCCAGGGCTCCGGTCTCGCCGGGCTCGTCGCCGACCAGGCGGCCACCGTCACCGAGGCGATCCCCATCATCTACGACGGCCAGCCGCCGCCGGCGCACTCGCCGCGCGACCCCGCCCGCGGCGATCGCGAGCAGCACGAGCAGCAGCAGCAGGAGCACGCGCGCTCGATGCCGCACACGGCGCAGTCCGAACAGCAGCAGCAGGCGGCCGAGGAGGGGACGTCATGCTGA
- a CDS encoding class I mannose-6-phosphate isomerase produces the protein MIPVVLPPNPVQHFYRGGDRIAALRGIVPETDHQPEEWLAATVSRFGDPVTGLAVTGDGALLRDLVAAEPAAWIGEGRGRDAADVGILVKLLDARQRLPVHVHPDRGFATRHLDCPYGKTEAWFVLDAEQDCAVHVGWNQRVDRDELDRRRDDQDSEWMLAHMNRVVVREGMGVLVPAGTAHAIDGGIFVAEVQEPTDFSILLEWSVTTSTREESHLDLGFDAVMPAVSTERLAEAELSALISDAGTRPADRSFRALLPASADPYFRLTDAAASGGATEQRPAGFGVVLVTDGEGALVGAHERIDVARGQVLAVPHAFGDWHVEGEATVLLGEPGAGWPATLGTPAAQDGSGIR, from the coding sequence ATGATCCCCGTCGTCCTGCCGCCGAATCCCGTGCAGCACTTCTACCGCGGCGGCGACCGCATCGCGGCCCTGCGCGGCATCGTGCCCGAGACCGACCATCAGCCGGAGGAGTGGCTGGCGGCGACCGTCTCCCGCTTCGGCGACCCCGTCACGGGCCTGGCCGTCACCGGCGACGGCGCGCTCCTGCGCGATCTCGTCGCCGCCGAGCCCGCCGCCTGGATCGGCGAGGGCCGGGGGCGGGATGCCGCGGACGTCGGCATCCTCGTCAAGCTGCTCGATGCGCGTCAGCGGCTTCCCGTCCACGTGCACCCCGACCGTGGCTTCGCCACCCGCCACCTCGACTGCCCGTACGGCAAGACCGAGGCGTGGTTCGTGCTCGACGCCGAGCAGGACTGCGCCGTGCACGTCGGCTGGAACCAGCGGGTCGACCGCGACGAGCTCGACCGCCGCCGCGACGACCAGGACAGCGAGTGGATGCTCGCGCACATGAACCGCGTCGTCGTGCGGGAGGGCATGGGCGTGCTCGTGCCCGCCGGCACCGCGCACGCCATCGACGGCGGCATCTTCGTCGCCGAGGTGCAGGAGCCGACCGACTTCTCGATCCTGCTGGAGTGGTCGGTGACGACCTCCACCCGCGAGGAGTCGCATCTCGACCTCGGCTTCGACGCGGTCATGCCGGCCGTCTCGACCGAGCGCCTGGCCGAGGCGGAGCTCTCCGCCCTCATCAGCGACGCGGGGACGCGCCCCGCCGATCGGTCCTTCCGCGCCCTGCTGCCGGCATCCGCCGACCCGTACTTCCGGCTGACGGATGCCGCGGCCTCCGGCGGCGCGACCGAGCAGCGCCCCGCGGGCTTCGGCGTGGTGCTGGTCACCGACGGTGAGGGCGCTCTGGTCGGGGCGCACGAGCGCATCGACGTCGCACGAGGCCAGGTGCTGGCCGTCCCGCACGCCTTCGGCGACTGGCACGTCGAGGGCGAGGCGACCGTGCTGCTGGGCGAGCCCGGCGCAGGCTGGCCCGCGACCCTCGGCACCCCGGCCGCGCAGGACGGGAGCGGCATCCGGTGA
- a CDS encoding LacI family DNA-binding transcriptional regulator, translating to MRKSGRPTMVDVAADAGVSLKTVSRVVNGQPHVDPALAARVTASAEKLGFHRNALAASLRSGSRDTLGFVSADLTNTFYMTIAAAASAVAVGRGMQLIIASSEEDAATERTLTLDLCQRRVGGLIVVPTAADHTYLQAEVQRGTPVVFLDRPARGIQADELLLDNRGGARAALAELLAAGHRRIAVLLDKPDIFTMVERRAGVEEAFAAAGLTVDERVVVADMHTPQAAREAMTRLLASAEPPTAVFCANNRSTIGALEAIVAADADIALSGFDDFELSRLVPRRIRIVDYDAGELGRRAAELLLQRMVDPDGVEPTTVLLPTRLVDRGREVRPRG from the coding sequence ATGCGCAAGAGCGGTCGCCCGACGATGGTCGATGTCGCCGCCGATGCGGGGGTGAGCCTGAAGACCGTCTCACGCGTCGTCAACGGGCAGCCGCACGTGGATCCGGCCCTCGCCGCGCGCGTGACCGCCTCGGCGGAGAAGCTCGGCTTCCACCGCAACGCGCTGGCCGCGTCGCTCCGGTCCGGCAGCCGTGACACCCTCGGCTTCGTCTCGGCCGACCTCACCAACACCTTCTACATGACGATCGCCGCCGCGGCCTCGGCGGTCGCCGTGGGCCGCGGCATGCAGCTGATCATCGCCTCGAGCGAGGAGGATGCCGCGACCGAGCGCACGCTCACGCTCGACCTCTGCCAGCGCCGGGTGGGCGGACTGATCGTCGTGCCGACGGCGGCCGACCACACCTACCTGCAGGCGGAGGTGCAGCGGGGCACGCCGGTGGTGTTCCTCGACCGCCCGGCCCGCGGCATCCAGGCCGACGAGCTTCTCCTCGACAACCGCGGCGGCGCCCGTGCGGCCCTGGCCGAGCTGCTCGCCGCCGGCCACCGCCGGATCGCGGTGCTGCTGGACAAGCCCGACATTTTCACGATGGTCGAGCGCCGCGCGGGCGTGGAGGAGGCGTTCGCCGCTGCGGGCCTGACCGTCGACGAGCGCGTGGTCGTGGCCGACATGCACACCCCGCAGGCGGCCCGCGAGGCGATGACCCGGCTGCTGGCCTCGGCCGAGCCCCCCACCGCCGTCTTCTGCGCCAACAACCGCTCGACCATCGGCGCCCTGGAGGCGATCGTGGCCGCCGACGCCGACATCGCCCTGTCGGGGTTCGACGACTTCGAGCTGTCGCGCCTCGTGCCACGGCGCATCCGCATCGTCGACTACGACGCGGGCGAGCTCGGCCGCCGGGCCGCGGAGCTGCTGCTGCAGCGCATGGTCGACCCCGACGGCGTCGAGCCGACCACCGTGCTGCTGCCGACGCGGCTGGTGGACCGCGGCCGCGAGGTCAGGCCTCGCGGGTGA
- a CDS encoding aldose 1-epimerase family protein → MTAELYGRAVPDALRRMGSPAQALSVESFTRTDGADAGSRRIRMVNGPLSVELLPDRGLDIGQVRAHGVPLAWISPTGFPAASVDDADGRGWLRAFGGGMLATCGLRNVGPASDDGGERHPMHGRYVSLPAWVVRAEATAEEVVVEAVTREAAVFGDDIELRRRISMTVGEPVLRVRDVLVNRGSRPVEPMVLYHLNLGWPLVDEGTRVTSPATEVVPRDAAAARGADSWDVFPAPAEDYPEQVFSHLLPPREPVEVAVIAPSGLTVRVRFDTAALPGLFQWRVAEHGHYVLGIEPTTTPTILGRADARERGLLHPLAPGEERALGVDIAVEGAAH, encoded by the coding sequence ATGACGGCGGAGCTGTACGGCAGGGCGGTGCCGGACGCCCTCCGGCGGATGGGGTCGCCGGCGCAGGCCCTGTCGGTCGAGTCCTTCACGCGGACAGACGGAGCGGATGCCGGGAGCCGCCGCATCCGGATGGTCAACGGTCCGCTCTCGGTCGAGCTCCTGCCCGATCGCGGACTCGACATCGGCCAGGTGCGCGCGCACGGCGTGCCGCTGGCGTGGATCTCGCCGACCGGCTTCCCCGCGGCATCCGTCGACGACGCCGACGGCCGCGGCTGGCTCCGCGCCTTCGGGGGAGGGATGCTGGCGACCTGCGGTCTGCGCAACGTCGGGCCAGCGAGCGACGACGGCGGGGAGCGGCATCCGATGCACGGCCGGTACGTCTCGCTGCCGGCGTGGGTGGTGCGCGCCGAGGCCACGGCCGAGGAGGTCGTCGTGGAGGCCGTGACCCGCGAGGCGGCCGTCTTCGGCGACGACATCGAGCTGCGCCGGCGCATCAGCATGACCGTCGGCGAGCCGGTGCTGCGGGTGCGCGACGTGCTGGTGAACCGCGGCAGCCGGCCGGTCGAGCCGATGGTGCTCTACCACCTCAACCTCGGCTGGCCGCTGGTGGACGAAGGCACGCGGGTGACGAGTCCCGCGACCGAGGTCGTGCCCCGCGACGCCGCGGCCGCGCGCGGCGCCGACAGCTGGGACGTCTTCCCCGCACCCGCGGAGGACTACCCGGAGCAGGTGTTCTCGCACCTCCTCCCGCCGCGGGAGCCGGTGGAGGTCGCGGTCATCGCCCCCTCCGGGCTGACGGTGCGGGTGCGCTTCGACACCGCCGCTCTGCCGGGTCTCTTCCAGTGGCGGGTGGCCGAGCACGGCCACTACGTGCTCGGAATCGAGCCCACCACCACGCCGACGATCCTCGGTCGCGCCGACGCGCGGGAGCGGGGACTGCTGCATCCGCTGGCGCCCGGCGAGGAGCGGGCGCTGGGCGTGGACATCGCGGTGGAGGGCGCCGCGCACTGA
- a CDS encoding class I fructose-bisphosphate aldolase encodes MSTYRLNRLFNARSGRALDVAVDHGAFHEHSFITGIEDMAATVSTLVAAGPDAIQLTLGQAPLLQSIPGKQKPGLVMRTDIANVYGDPLESPLHSIHVPDAIEVAVRLDAVAVCVNLLDLPGHPEVREQCIRSILALRTDAQRWGMPLMIEPLVMQTRPGSGGYGVDGDTAKIVTLVRQARELGADLIKADPTDDISDYHRVIQAAGDTPVLVRGGGRVDDRTLLERTTAVLAQGARGIVYGRNVIQHPDPAGITAALMAVVHDDASVDQALSLIGGAA; translated from the coding sequence ATGTCGACCTACCGCCTCAACCGGCTCTTCAACGCGCGGTCCGGCCGCGCCCTGGACGTCGCCGTCGACCACGGCGCCTTCCACGAGCACTCGTTCATCACCGGCATCGAGGACATGGCCGCCACCGTGTCCACCCTCGTCGCGGCAGGTCCCGACGCCATCCAGCTCACCCTGGGACAGGCGCCGTTGCTGCAGTCGATCCCCGGCAAGCAGAAGCCCGGGCTGGTCATGCGCACCGACATCGCCAACGTCTACGGAGACCCGCTCGAGTCGCCGCTGCACAGCATCCACGTGCCCGACGCGATCGAGGTCGCCGTCCGCCTCGACGCCGTGGCGGTGTGCGTGAACCTGCTCGACCTGCCGGGGCACCCGGAGGTGCGGGAGCAGTGCATCCGCTCGATCCTCGCCCTGCGCACCGACGCGCAGCGCTGGGGCATGCCGCTCATGATCGAGCCGCTCGTCATGCAGACCAGGCCCGGGTCGGGCGGCTACGGCGTCGACGGCGACACGGCCAAGATCGTTACGCTCGTCCGCCAGGCGCGCGAGCTCGGGGCCGACCTCATCAAGGCCGATCCGACCGACGACATCTCCGACTACCACCGCGTGATCCAGGCCGCCGGCGACACCCCCGTGCTCGTGCGCGGCGGCGGGCGCGTCGACGACCGCACGCTGCTCGAGCGCACCACCGCCGTCCTCGCGCAGGGCGCGCGCGGCATCGTCTACGGGCGCAACGTCATCCAGCACCCCGACCCCGCCGGCATCACCGCTGCCCTCATGGCCGTCGTCCACGACGACGCCTCGGTCGATCAGGCCCTCAGCCTCATCGGTGGCGCCGCATGA